One window of the Niallia circulans genome contains the following:
- the tkt gene encoding transketolase: MNTKLDHLSIASIRTLSIDTIEKAKSGHPGMPMGAAPMAYTLWTSFMNHNPKNPEWFNRDRFVLSAGHGSALLYSLLHLSGYDLSLDDLKGFRQWGSKTPGHPEYGHTAGVDATTGPLGQGIAMAVGMALAEKHLAGVYNKNNYPIVDHFTYSICGDGDLMEGVSAEAASLAGHLQLGKLVVLYDSNDISLDGDLDKSFSESVEQRFKAYGWQYIRVDDGNDTDQIAKAIEEAKKDQSKPTLIEVKTIIGFGAPNKAGKSLVHGAPLGADELKLTKEAYNWTFDEDFYVPEEVYNHFKEKVFMNGEKREQEWKELFANYEKEFPELAQQLKTALADTLPQGWDHQIPVYEEGSSLASRASSGEVINSISSELPFLVGGSADLAGSNNTMIKGGKDFTPETPDGRNIWFGVREFAMGAALNGIALHGGLKIFGGTFFVFSDYLRPAIRLAALMGLPVTYVFTHDSIAVGEDGPTHEPVEQLASLRAMPNLSVIRPADGNETAAAWKIALESTNKPTALVLTRQNLPTIKGTKDNAYEGVSKGGYIISPSKTETPDALLIAAGSEVGLAVDAQKELEKDGINVSVVSLPAWDRFEQQTKEYKETVIPKNIKKRLAIEMGSSLGWHKYVGDEGDVLSIETFGASAPGNKVLEEYGFTVSNVVKRLKSLLES, encoded by the coding sequence TTGAATACAAAATTAGATCATTTATCTATTGCTTCAATTAGAACACTTTCTATTGACACAATCGAAAAAGCTAAATCAGGCCATCCAGGAATGCCGATGGGTGCTGCACCGATGGCCTATACGTTATGGACATCTTTTATGAATCATAACCCTAAAAATCCAGAGTGGTTTAATCGAGACCGCTTTGTTTTATCTGCAGGACATGGCTCTGCTTTACTATATAGCTTATTACATTTATCAGGCTATGATCTATCCCTTGATGATTTAAAAGGGTTTAGACAGTGGGGAAGCAAAACACCAGGACATCCAGAGTATGGACATACCGCAGGAGTGGATGCTACAACTGGACCTTTAGGACAAGGAATTGCGATGGCGGTTGGTATGGCACTTGCAGAAAAACATTTGGCAGGTGTATATAATAAAAATAATTATCCAATTGTCGATCACTTTACATACAGTATTTGTGGCGATGGGGACTTAATGGAAGGAGTATCTGCAGAAGCGGCTTCTCTAGCTGGACATTTACAGTTAGGGAAATTAGTTGTGCTATATGATTCCAACGATATTTCTTTAGATGGTGATTTGGATAAATCGTTTTCCGAAAGTGTAGAACAGCGATTTAAAGCATATGGATGGCAATATATCCGTGTCGATGATGGCAATGATACAGATCAAATTGCAAAAGCAATAGAAGAAGCAAAGAAAGATCAATCAAAGCCTACATTAATTGAAGTGAAAACGATTATTGGTTTTGGCGCACCAAATAAAGCTGGAAAATCATTAGTTCATGGAGCGCCACTTGGTGCAGATGAATTAAAATTAACGAAGGAAGCCTATAATTGGACGTTTGATGAAGATTTTTATGTTCCAGAAGAAGTTTATAATCATTTTAAAGAAAAAGTCTTTATGAATGGTGAGAAAAGAGAACAGGAATGGAAGGAACTTTTTGCAAATTACGAAAAGGAATTTCCGGAACTAGCTCAGCAATTAAAAACTGCTCTAGCAGATACATTACCACAAGGTTGGGATCATCAAATACCTGTATATGAGGAAGGCAGCAGTCTAGCAAGTCGTGCCTCTTCAGGGGAAGTTATTAATAGCATTTCAAGCGAGCTGCCATTTTTAGTTGGAGGATCTGCCGATTTAGCAGGAAGTAATAATACAATGATTAAAGGAGGAAAGGATTTTACTCCTGAAACGCCTGATGGAAGAAATATATGGTTTGGCGTTAGAGAATTTGCAATGGGTGCAGCTTTGAATGGAATTGCTCTTCATGGAGGATTAAAAATATTTGGGGGTACTTTCTTTGTATTCTCTGATTATTTAAGACCTGCGATCCGTCTCGCTGCTTTGATGGGATTACCTGTTACGTATGTTTTCACCCATGATAGTATTGCGGTAGGTGAAGACGGACCAACTCATGAACCAGTTGAGCAATTAGCTTCATTAAGAGCAATGCCTAATCTTTCTGTCATTCGTCCAGCGGATGGAAACGAAACAGCTGCTGCTTGGAAAATTGCACTTGAGTCTACAAATAAGCCAACTGCTTTAGTCTTAACTAGACAAAATTTACCGACTATTAAAGGGACAAAAGATAATGCATATGAAGGTGTATCGAAAGGTGGATATATTATATCTCCTTCTAAAACGGAAACCCCTGATGCATTATTAATAGCAGCAGGTTCAGAAGTCGGCTTAGCAGTCGATGCACAAAAAGAATTAGAAAAAGACGGAATCAATGTTTCAGTTGTCAGTTTACCAGCATGGGACCGTTTTGAACAGCAAACAAAAGAGTATAAAGAAACCGTTATTCCAAAAAACATAAAGAAGAGATTAGCAATCGAAATGGGAAGTTCTCTCGGCTGGCATAAATATGTTGGAGATGAAGGAGATGTTCTTTCAATTGAAACTTTTGGAGCATCTGCGCCAGGAAATAAAGTATTAGAGGAATATGGATTTACAGTGTCCAATGTGGTCAAACGGTTAAAATCATTACTAGAAAGTTAA
- the sirA gene encoding sporulation inhibitor of replication protein SirA: MRRYQLYLIKEKIAIHYNGRERLFYNLFSDHTKTDDGPLKEILQKQVDFITLPISRWMIENQLYSALQRNKSFRYKDGTFYIENGNLSSATLTIKDDSLFIEAKGYYDAESIFFEIIRKYEPSFLAIDVENGRFGWLKPIKERNFV; this comes from the coding sequence ATGAGAAGATATCAATTGTATTTAATTAAAGAAAAAATCGCTATTCACTATAATGGTAGAGAACGTTTGTTTTACAATTTATTTTCGGACCATACTAAAACAGACGATGGACCATTAAAGGAGATCCTGCAAAAACAAGTGGATTTTATTACGCTTCCTATTTCTAGATGGATGATCGAAAATCAACTATACTCCGCTTTACAAAGAAACAAGAGCTTCCGATATAAAGATGGTACTTTTTATATTGAAAACGGAAATTTAAGCAGTGCAACATTAACGATAAAAGATGATTCTTTATTTATAGAAGCAAAGGGTTACTATGATGCGGAATCCATTTTCTTTGAAATTATAAGGAAATATGAACCTTCTTTCTTAGCAATTGATGTGGAAAATGGCCGATTTGGCTGGTTAAAACCAATTAAGGAAAGAAATTTTGTCTAA